Genomic DNA from Prunus persica cultivar Lovell chromosome G1, Prunus_persica_NCBIv2, whole genome shotgun sequence:
TGTTACATTGTAATAAAATTAGAGTGTTGTTAAACGAatcttaaaattaattgagtatattctaatattttaattaaaatataaaattaattaagtacaccctattgaACTATCAAAAATATCTCTGGTACACCTTAATACTTGTagcattattttatagttgattttcagctttatttttttaatagtgttTATAAATCTTTGACTTTTCATATGGATTTATGCTTCTACTAAAATTGTTGAcactttttttgcaatttcaagTTCTTGCAATCACCACCTCTTTCATTAATAGTGATTTTTTATGCATGTTTCAGTTATATACTACTATGCTACtttgaaatttatttgttctCAACTTTCCCAACCTCTCTAGATGGACTATTCGTAGTTGGAAACCAATAACTTGTATGTTGTATGTGAATTTACTGGTGTAAAGTGAATAAGAACAAGTGAAATTTCAGGCATATCATCTTTGGTTTGCTCCCCACCTATTATTGTTTGTTACCTCTAAATACaggaaaaatatttgaaaaagcTCTCCGGATAAGAATGCCAATACACATTTTGTTGGGATTCAAGATCGTATCATGttgcttttattttgatatatgCTACATAAAACTGGAATAATATCTCTGCAATGTACTAATAAGAGGCCAATTTATTTGTGTCCTTCCAAAACTGTTTTCTAATGGCTTGTTCTAAGCCCCACATTGAGGTGGACGTGCACGAATAACAAGACTTTTCCCCCCAAAGCTAGTGCTCTAAGGTGTACTTTTGGTATCCACTATGAAcatagaaagagagagacgaaaggattgattttgagaaatattaatctttttattgtttgctAGTAATGAGTCTCCTACCTCGAAGCGGTGGCTTTGTTTTGTTGGCCAAAGTCTACGGCCAAAAATCAACTTCAGCCTCTTTCTTTCGTTGTCCCTAGCTGCACTCGCAGATCACAAAGATGGGAATCAAGTAATCTCTTAATTAAGGTTGAATGTGgttagtagggtgtacttattaaaattatatttgtttcacaattccatatatcatttttggtcattttatattagggtaaatcagtAATAATcagtaatttaatatatacttttgtagtatggtgtactcagttaattttaggattcgtttagcagcactctaaaattaaaataatacaaactaataattgaagaaaatcaaaagagaCCCAACAGCCACAAAACTCTCACCTACCAAATTCTGTCAGAAACCCACCCGCCAATAGCGACCCCCTCTCTTCCCAGCACCACACCCATCCAGTCTGGGCAGCCACCCCACCTAGCCGACGACAAAAACATGGACAGAGGATCTGAAGACTAATTAGTGACACTCCGTTTACCTTtgactattatatatatatatatatatgtttactTGCTTAAACTCACAGTCCCGATTTCTtagaccacaggagtccaagagattgggGTCACCTACCGTTGaatttaatccaatggttgaaaaaagttttttaaaatgagtgcaagagtgagtgaaccgttgaatttatatccaacggtgagtgaccacaaatctcttaaaCCCCAATAGTCCATGAGATCAGGACTGCTTAAACtcatttgtattttctttattttctgtttttggttgGGACAAGGTTTAGTGCTGTGTAGGTTTCTTGTGTTATTTTGGGTTGCTTTGGAGCCCAGCCCAGGGTGGCTGTGAAGcccaaaagagaaaactaCCCACCTAGGCCTAGCCCATGATATAAAAGACTCCTGGTGcttagtttacaaatttggctacagaggagaggagagagaggaaatgaGCATAATTCTTCAAGCTAAAATTTTGCTTCAAACGTTATGAATGATGGACTTGGAAAAAATAACAGTGAAGATGTTTACGTAAAATTCCAGATAACCAATATTCCGTTGTCTTGTTAAGCATGACGATGACGAGTTAGGAAAAGACTTTGATTTCGAAACAAAGGCGGCAGCCTAAGGCCAGCAGcacaaaggaaaaacaaatcaacaaccgcagaaagaaaacacaacaaaGACGCCACAATTTTATTACTATTAACAACACGTACGATTCGACTCACGAGGAATGATGAGGGTGCTGCTGTATATAAGTAATGTTGTATGACTCAAAACTTTTGAGTTCGTTTCAGGGCTCTAAGCTTGACACCATTCTTGAAATCCAGAATAATGCCGAACTCAAATTCGAGAGGTTTCTCCATGTTAGGGGAGTGCCGGAACACGTACTTGCGGTATAAATGAATCAGTGCCAGCTTTATCTCTTGCAGGGCAAATTTCTGACCAAGGCATGCCCGAGGCCCGATTCCGAAGGGTAAAAATGCATAAGGAtgcctttctttctcttctttgcaGTTTGGATCAAACCTCTCTGGCTTGAACTTGTTCGGCTCTGGGAAGTTTTTTGGATCTTTTGCTATCACTCCCACTCCAAACCACACCCAAGTCCCCTGCTCCTCCTCAAATACAACGTTACAAAACCCCAATCAATAATCCACACAAGAACCAAAACAATACCTCTGGTAGAATTAAGAATTAATGGAACAAAACAATACCTTCGGTAGAACATAACCTCCGATTTCTACTTCACTAGATGTTTCTCTTGCAATTAATGGCGAAACCGGATAAAGCCTCATTGACTCCTTAATAACCTGCGTTATTCAAGTGGATTGATAGCTGATAGCTGATAGGTGGTGGTGTTACAAGCAAAATAAGAGCAAGTGAATTGATTCAAGATTCAGAAGCTTTACCTGATCAACATAAGGAAACTTGTTTTGCAGATCATGAGCTGTTGGCATCTGATCAGCTGGTCCAAATGCATCCAGCTCTTCAAGCAACTTCTTTTCAACTTCCGGGTATTGAGAAATCAAGTAGACAGTCGTAGACAACGTAAATGCTGTGGTGGCTGACCCGGCAACGAGATGCTCGTAAGTAAGTGCACTAATGTAGTCTGGTGTGAACAccttcttcgaaaccttctctGACTCCCTTGCATTCAGTATGAGCGACAAGAAGTCCTTCGAACCTCGGTCACTGTCTTTCATTCTCTTCTCAACAATCTCATCAAGGCGGCCGCTCAGGTTGTCATTAGTACGTTCAATTTTCCAGTCCATAGTGCCCGGAATTCGCTTCAAGATCTGCCTAAACGGCTCCTGGAGGATGGGGAAAAGTAGACCAAGTATGATTGATAAGGAACCTGTCAAGTCCATCTTAACCTGCGCTACGGAATATACGTATTGGTCGGTAAACTTTGAGACTGCATCATTCTTGTCTTGCCGGCCGCCGTCAATCTTGTTGACTGAATCACTGGTGGATTGTGGTTTAGAAAGGCCAAAGTTGACACCGAAGGCAGCTTGTGCTATTGTATCAGTGGCCAATGCGAgggaaattttggaaaaggtaatatcttcttcttctttggagGGGTCAATGTTTCGAGTTGCAGTTTCAACAAAGGACTGCATTGTGGGCACAAGGCTAGCCAAGTGTGACGGCTGATACAATGATACTAGAGTGTTTCGCATCGTCGACCATCTTGCATCCCTGCAGGAGGCTCAAATTCAATTCGGATGATcagtcaaataaataaaaatgtatatatatacagaatcagatacatatattatagaaACACAAATATATACCTGGTGAAAAAGAGACCCTTCTGATGAAGAGGGCAAGCTTGTATGGGAGATGGCATGCTTCTGTTTGGAATGTCTTTGAATTTCTTGATGCCAACTTCTCTACAGAGCTCTGCATCTGCTACAATTACTAGTGGTTGTCTACCCATATGAAACCTGCTTGCCAGGATCATATATGTACaatcaaaataatcaaattagCATATACATATTCAAGTG
This window encodes:
- the LOC18790989 gene encoding cytochrome P450 711A1 isoform X2, whose product is MGRQPLVIVADAELCREVGIKKFKDIPNRSMPSPIQACPLHQKGLFFTRDARWSTMRNTLVSLYQPSHLASLVPTMQSFVETATRNIDPSKEEEDITFSKISLALATDTIAQAAFGVNFGLSKPQSTSDSVNKIDGGRQDKNDAVSKFTDQYVYSVAQVKMDLTGSLSIILGLLFPILQEPFRQILKRIPGTMDWKIERTNDNLSGRLDEIVEKRMKDSDRGSKDFLSLILNARESEKVSKKVFTPDYISALTYEHLVAGSATTAFTLSTTVYLISQYPEVEKKLLEELDAFGPADQMPTAHDLQNKFPYVDQVIKESMRLYPVSPLIARETSSEVEIGGYVLPKGTWVWFGVGVIAKDPKNFPEPNKFKPERFDPNCKEEKERHPYAFLPFGIGPRACLGQKFALQEIKLALIHLYRKYVFRHSPNMEKPLEFEFGIILDFKNGVKLRALKRTQKF
- the LOC18790989 gene encoding cytochrome P450 711A1 isoform X1 gives rise to the protein MISMELFTNVSLVSAPTIFTVLAMLVGVLGYLYGPYWGVRKVPGPPVIPLVGHLPLMAKYGPDLFQILAKQYGPIFRFHMGRQPLVIVADAELCREVGIKKFKDIPNRSMPSPIQACPLHQKGLFFTRDARWSTMRNTLVSLYQPSHLASLVPTMQSFVETATRNIDPSKEEEDITFSKISLALATDTIAQAAFGVNFGLSKPQSTSDSVNKIDGGRQDKNDAVSKFTDQYVYSVAQVKMDLTGSLSIILGLLFPILQEPFRQILKRIPGTMDWKIERTNDNLSGRLDEIVEKRMKDSDRGSKDFLSLILNARESEKVSKKVFTPDYISALTYEHLVAGSATTAFTLSTTVYLISQYPEVEKKLLEELDAFGPADQMPTAHDLQNKFPYVDQVIKESMRLYPVSPLIARETSSEVEIGGYVLPKGTWVWFGVGVIAKDPKNFPEPNKFKPERFDPNCKEEKERHPYAFLPFGIGPRACLGQKFALQEIKLALIHLYRKYVFRHSPNMEKPLEFEFGIILDFKNGVKLRALKRTQKF